In Gemmobacter sp. 24YEA27, a genomic segment contains:
- a CDS encoding trimethylamine methyltransferase family protein: MTGDSGIQAGDHASDSGADTGRRKRSGGRAGMKSRGALAIEQMPWRIPLNPDRPTEPQDADGVQRIHRGAMTILSEIGIEFLNPEALEIMRKAGCIINGTNVRMDEAFVMEMLGHAPSQFTITPRNPGREIVIGGKHMVFVNVSSPPNSWDLERGKRSGDFASFQEFIKLTQYFNCIHVAGGYPVEPIDIHASVRHLDCLQEKLVVTDKVVHAYSLGAERVEDVMEMVRIAGGLSHSEFDAKPRMYTNINSVSPLKHDYPMLDGAMRLARRGQPVVITPFTLAGAMAPVTMAGAVALSLAEALAAVALLQYINPGCPVAIGTFTSNVDMKSGAPAFGTPEYMRATQMTGQLVRYYGLPLRSSGVCAANVPDGQAMWETSNSLWAAVQSGTNMVYHAAGWLEGGLIASPEKFVMDCEVLQMIQRYFEEATFASGEDDIALEAIREVGPGGHFFGCAHTQARYQSAFYQPFASDWRNYEAWALDGATWTAERAHRIYKQILAEFEPPAMDHTAQEELARFVARRKQEGGAPTDF, translated from the coding sequence ATGACCGGGGATTCAGGGATCCAGGCAGGTGACCACGCTTCTGACAGCGGGGCTGACACGGGCCGGCGCAAGCGCAGCGGCGGGCGCGCCGGGATGAAATCTCGCGGCGCTTTGGCCATTGAACAGATGCCCTGGCGAATCCCGCTGAACCCCGACCGCCCGACCGAGCCACAGGATGCCGACGGCGTCCAGCGTATCCACCGGGGTGCGATGACGATCCTCTCGGAGATCGGCATTGAGTTCCTGAACCCCGAGGCGCTGGAGATCATGCGTAAGGCGGGCTGCATCATCAACGGCACCAATGTGCGGATGGATGAGGCTTTCGTGATGGAGATGCTGGGCCATGCTCCCAGCCAGTTCACCATCACGCCGCGTAACCCCGGGCGTGAGATCGTGATCGGCGGCAAACACATGGTGTTTGTAAATGTGTCGTCACCGCCGAACTCCTGGGATCTGGAACGCGGCAAACGCTCGGGCGATTTCGCGAGCTTCCAGGAATTCATCAAACTGACGCAGTATTTCAACTGTATCCATGTTGCGGGCGGCTATCCGGTCGAACCGATTGATATTCACGCAAGCGTCCGGCACCTCGACTGCCTGCAGGAAAAGCTGGTGGTGACCGATAAGGTGGTTCACGCCTATTCGCTGGGTGCCGAACGGGTTGAGGACGTGATGGAGATGGTCCGCATCGCGGGCGGGCTTTCGCATTCCGAATTTGACGCAAAGCCGCGTATGTACACGAATATCAACTCGGTCTCGCCCCTGAAACACGACTATCCGATGCTCGACGGCGCGATGCGGCTTGCGCGGCGCGGCCAGCCGGTGGTGATCACACCCTTCACGCTGGCGGGGGCTATGGCGCCGGTGACCATGGCGGGGGCGGTGGCCTTGTCGCTGGCCGAGGCTTTGGCGGCGGTGGCGCTTTTGCAATATATCAACCCCGGTTGTCCGGTGGCGATCGGCACCTTCACCTCGAATGTCGATATGAAATCGGGCGCGCCCGCGTTCGGGACCCCGGAATATATGCGCGCGACGCAGATGACCGGGCAGCTGGTGCGGTATTACGGGTTGCCGCTGCGGTCTTCCGGCGTTTGCGCGGCCAATGTGCCCGATGGCCAGGCGATGTGGGAGACCTCGAACTCGCTCTGGGCCGCCGTGCAGTCGGGGACCAATATGGTCTATCACGCGGCGGGCTGGCTGGAGGGTGGGCTGATCGCGAGCCCTGAGAAATTCGTGATGGATTGCGAAGTGTTGCAAATGATCCAGCGCTATTTCGAGGAGGCGACTTTTGCTTCCGGCGAGGACGACATCGCGCTGGAGGCGATCCGCGAGGTCGGGCCGGGAGGGCATTTCTTTGGCTGCGCCCATACCCAGGCGCGCTATCAGTCCGCGTTCTATCAGCCCTTTGCCAGCGACTGGCGCAATTATGAGGCCTGGGCGCTGGATGGGGCGACCTGGACCGCCGAGCGGGCGCATCGGATCTATAAGCAGATCCTTGCGGAATTCGAGCCTCCGGCCATGGATCATACGGCGCAGGAGGAGCTCGCGCGCTTTGTGGCGCGGCGCAAGCAGGAAGGCGGCGCGCCGACCGATTTCTGA
- a CDS encoding HAD family hydrolase, giving the protein MIDALLFDKDGTLFDFRKSWGAWAQSFLTQIASDADHASRLAAAVGYLPDTNDFHPDSPVIASTAADIAATLQPHLPGVGLAELTGRIDQAAAQARMVEAVPLVPLFTALRGRGLKLGIVTNDSERPAKAHMAAHGLTGLVDYIAGYDSGHGAKPGPGMLNAFLREQGLRPGRVAMIGDSRHDMEAGHAAGMTRIAVLTGIATEADLAPHADLVLRDIGALPAWLDQLSD; this is encoded by the coding sequence ATGATCGACGCCCTGCTTTTCGACAAGGATGGCACGCTTTTCGACTTTCGCAAAAGCTGGGGCGCCTGGGCGCAAAGCTTTCTGACCCAGATCGCGAGCGATGCGGATCATGCCAGCCGGCTGGCGGCGGCTGTCGGCTATCTGCCTGATACCAATGATTTTCACCCCGACAGCCCGGTCATAGCGTCGACAGCGGCGGATATAGCCGCAACGCTGCAACCGCATCTGCCGGGGGTCGGGCTGGCCGAACTGACCGGGCGGATCGACCAGGCGGCGGCCCAGGCGCGGATGGTCGAGGCGGTGCCGCTGGTGCCGCTTTTCACCGCTCTGCGGGGGCGCGGGCTGAAACTTGGCATCGTCACCAATGATTCCGAGCGCCCGGCGAAGGCGCATATGGCGGCACATGGGTTGACCGGGCTGGTCGATTACATTGCCGGCTATGACAGCGGCCATGGGGCGAAACCGGGGCCGGGGATGCTGAACGCCTTTCTGCGCGAACAGGGCCTCAGGCCCGGGCGGGTGGCGATGATCGGCGACTCGCGCCATGATATGGAGGCGGGGCACGCGGCGGGCATGACGCGGATCGCGGTGCTGACCGGGATCGCCACAGAGGCAGATCTGGCGCCGCATGCCGATCTGGTCTTGCGTGATATCGGTGCGCTGCCGGCCTGGCTGGATCAGCTGTCGGACTGA
- a CDS encoding DUF3572 family protein, with protein sequence MTQQENAQILALQALAWLAADEDRIGPFLAQSGIGILELQARAGETEVLAAVMDFLLGDDARVVEFAAGAGRAPAEVAAARAALPGARCPTGPESRPDPAAHAFLAAAAVCETILLPPGPKCKGPQPEEPA encoded by the coding sequence ATGACGCAGCAGGAAAACGCGCAGATCCTGGCCCTTCAGGCCCTGGCCTGGCTTGCGGCGGATGAGGACCGGATTGGCCCGTTCCTGGCGCAAAGCGGCATCGGGATCCTGGAATTGCAGGCGCGGGCCGGCGAGACTGAGGTCCTGGCGGCGGTGATGGATTTCCTGCTGGGCGATGATGCACGGGTCGTAGAATTCGCGGCCGGGGCGGGGCGTGCGCCCGCAGAGGTGGCGGCGGCGCGGGCGGCTTTGCCCGGGGCGAGGTGCCCGACTGGACCTGAGAGCCGCCCCGATCCGGCCGCACACGCGTTTCTGGCGGCGGCTGCAGTCTGCGAGACGATCCTGTTACCCCCCGGTCCTAAGTGCAAAGGGCCGCAGCCAGAGGAACCCGCCTGA
- a CDS encoding diguanylate cyclase: protein MPRRILIADSIPANRVIFQVRLSDGFFRPLLTADATSCLRAARRERPDLIVIDCDLPDMPGPQVITALRSDPRTRNLPVIALIAPDTPERRLAALRAGADDVMVKPPDMSVLLARIRNLLRQREESQMMSRAWGCEIPEMLGLADRKGSFLPVGPVGLIAARPETAQAWKQQLDPRLRDHARVHAPAEVASYGEQAAHTHVFLIEADTGTHGGGLRLMTQLSGISHFRHSMFCILAPETSDTAALAFDMGAHDVIDPSVSAEELDLRIRLLLRRKQQADAERSSIEAGLRLAIIDPLTGAYNRRYAFPRLAGIAEQAAVEGSEFAVLVIDLDRFKSVNDCYGHTTGDTVLVEVVRRLRDNLRIDDMLARIGGEEFLIALPETTAAEAQRIAERLRCVVGATPVDGGNGVTLSVTVSIGVKTGGGPMAPSEDITAMVDAADGALLRSKTLGRNVVTLSHSSV from the coding sequence ATGCCACGCCGTATCCTGATCGCGGACTCTATCCCGGCAAACCGGGTCATCTTCCAGGTCCGGCTGAGCGATGGCTTTTTCCGGCCCCTGCTGACGGCGGATGCCACTTCCTGTCTGCGCGCAGCACGGCGCGAACGTCCCGATCTGATCGTAATCGATTGTGACCTGCCCGATATGCCCGGCCCGCAGGTGATCACCGCGCTGCGCAGCGATCCGCGCACCCGCAACCTGCCGGTGATTGCCCTCATCGCGCCAGACACGCCAGAGCGCCGGCTGGCCGCGCTGCGGGCGGGCGCAGATGACGTGATGGTCAAGCCGCCCGATATGTCGGTCCTGCTGGCGCGGATCCGCAATCTGCTGCGCCAGCGCGAGGAAAGCCAGATGATGTCACGCGCCTGGGGGTGCGAGATCCCCGAGATGCTGGGCCTCGCAGACCGCAAGGGCAGCTTTCTGCCGGTCGGCCCCGTCGGCCTGATCGCCGCCCGGCCCGAGACCGCGCAGGCCTGGAAACAACAGCTGGACCCGAGGCTGCGTGACCATGCGCGCGTACATGCCCCTGCGGAAGTGGCGAGCTATGGCGAACAGGCGGCCCATACCCATGTCTTCCTGATCGAGGCCGATACCGGCACCCATGGCGGCGGTCTGCGGCTGATGACCCAGCTTTCCGGCATTTCGCATTTCCGCCACAGCATGTTCTGCATCCTGGCGCCGGAAACCAGTGACACCGCCGCGCTCGCCTTCGATATGGGCGCCCATGACGTGATCGACCCTTCTGTCAGCGCCGAAGAGCTGGATCTGCGCATCCGCCTGCTTTTGCGGCGCAAGCAACAGGCCGATGCCGAGCGGAGCTCGATCGAGGCCGGGCTGCGGCTTGCGATCATCGACCCGCTGACCGGTGCCTATAACCGCCGCTATGCTTTCCCGCGCCTGGCAGGCATCGCCGAACAGGCGGCGGTCGAGGGCAGCGAATTCGCGGTGCTGGTAATCGACCTCGACCGGTTCAAATCCGTCAATGATTGTTATGGCCACACCACCGGCGACACTGTCCTGGTCGAAGTGGTCCGCCGCCTGCGCGACAATCTGCGGATCGATGATATGCTGGCGCGGATCGGGGGTGAGGAGTTTCTGATCGCCCTGCCCGAAACCACCGCCGCCGAGGCGCAGCGCATTGCCGAACGGCTGCGCTGCGTGGTCGGCGCCACGCCGGTCGATGGCGGCAATGGGGTCACGCTCAGCGTGACGGTTTCCATCGGCGTGAAAACCGGCGGCGGCCCGATGGCGCCTTCCGAGGATATCACTGCCATGGTGGATGCGGCCGATGGCGCGCTTTTGCGGTCGAAAACCCTGGGCCGCAATGTCGTAACGCTCAGCCATTCCTCTGTGTGA
- the pdxY gene encoding pyridoxal kinase, giving the protein MQTPPFVISIQSQVVFGHVGNSAALFPLCAAGLEVAAIPTVVFSNTPDYPSLRGRALPEDFFADLLLGAMERGLPERADYIVTGYIGSAAIAHLAAEFIAKAREINPRLVYLCDPVIGDAGPGRYVPEAVVAVIRDELLPLADLTTPNPFELSLLSGQKITRPEDLALARAGLNLRPGARVIATGCVLEDSPEGCLESVVITPDGVSRHPAPHLPLALSGTGDLFAALIIAGLGRGRSLADAVVFAQKLTGIAMGEAAALGRQEVMLSSAEFLAGLAELAAIRR; this is encoded by the coding sequence ATGCAGACCCCGCCTTTCGTCATTTCGATCCAGAGCCAGGTCGTGTTCGGCCATGTCGGCAATTCGGCGGCGCTGTTTCCGCTTTGCGCGGCCGGGCTGGAGGTGGCGGCGATCCCGACGGTGGTGTTCTCGAATACCCCCGATTACCCGAGCCTGCGCGGTCGCGCGCTGCCCGAGGATTTTTTCGCCGATCTGCTTCTGGGCGCGATGGAGCGTGGGTTGCCCGAACGGGCCGATTACATCGTGACGGGCTATATCGGTTCGGCCGCGATCGCGCATCTGGCGGCGGAATTCATCGCAAAAGCGCGCGAGATCAACCCGCGACTGGTCTATCTCTGCGACCCTGTGATCGGCGATGCCGGCCCGGGGCGCTATGTGCCCGAAGCGGTGGTGGCGGTGATCCGCGACGAATTGCTGCCGCTGGCCGATCTGACCACGCCGAACCCGTTTGAGCTGTCGCTGTTGTCGGGGCAGAAGATTACGCGGCCTGAAGATCTGGCGCTGGCGCGGGCGGGGCTGAACCTGAGGCCTGGTGCGCGGGTAATTGCGACCGGATGCGTGCTGGAAGACAGCCCCGAGGGCTGTCTTGAAAGCGTTGTGATCACGCCGGACGGCGTGAGCCGTCACCCCGCGCCGCATTTGCCGCTGGCGCTGTCGGGGACCGGGGATCTGTTCGCGGCGCTGATCATTGCCGGGCTGGGGCGCGGTCGTTCCCTGGCCGATGCCGTTGTTTTTGCGCAAAAGCTCACCGGGATTGCGATGGGGGAGGCGGCGGCGCTCGGACGGCAGGAGGTCATGCTGAGCAGCGCGGAATTTCTGGCGGGCCTGGCAGAGCTGGCGGCGATCCGCCGCTGA
- a CDS encoding TonB-dependent receptor: MPSISRRTSVRLLLTLTALTPIAAAPALAEETTIGLGTIWLPVDDDAGQGLDATAPTASRLGEKIRDIPAAVEVIGTETMAERGLHSIASAVSQTATGVTSIAAPGYDNAFAARGFQGTSSVMMLFDGTRQFPGRGNISFPVDSWLIEEFEVLKGGGSVIHGHGAIGGFVNAMPKRPFDGAPRHLLTALAGSDGRLRFGADSGGSLSDTLSYRVAVIADGSDGWIDGADDSLGAVTAALSWKATPDLTFTLSADYAKREPMAYYGTPLRNGILVAGTEALNYNVEDAKTDFTDHWLQLKTEWAPSDAVRVSAVLYRIGSDRSFRNAETYEWDPVTDTVSVGEFVAIDQDQDQTGFRLDAGLRHGIAGYDSHTVIGFDLNRSKSSYASAFSFGSVTVDPFNPRPGRFPTGLTPVAQYRSTLDQRAIFLENRTELGKGLALSLGLRQDWFDLSRQGVANPATSFDASYNSPSARVALSWAATETTVVYGQLAWSTDPVNVPLMDYAANFRDFDLTTGRQFEIGLRQSFADGRAEWSLTAYDIVKRNVPVLAPGSFTLQQAGQQSSRGIELAASATVTDTLRLSGNIARTKARFDDFTFFDFNTFSWVDYSGNVPILVPETSANLWASWDFADAWTAHLGVQFVGKAWYDYANTEKRGSFSLINAGLDWQAGETSTLSLRVTNLFDKSYAAYLYPEKGQVVLGAPRRFELQLTSKF, encoded by the coding sequence ATGCCGTCCATTTCCCGCCGCACATCTGTGCGGCTTTTGCTGACACTTACCGCTCTCACCCCCATCGCCGCTGCGCCGGCGCTGGCAGAAGAGACCACCATCGGCCTTGGCACCATCTGGCTGCCGGTCGATGACGACGCAGGCCAGGGGCTTGACGCCACCGCGCCCACCGCCAGCCGGCTGGGCGAAAAAATCCGCGACATCCCTGCTGCCGTCGAGGTGATCGGCACCGAAACCATGGCCGAACGCGGTCTTCATTCGATCGCCTCCGCCGTATCGCAGACCGCAACCGGGGTCACCTCGATCGCTGCACCGGGTTATGACAATGCCTTCGCCGCGCGCGGCTTTCAGGGCACGAGCTCGGTGATGATGCTGTTTGACGGCACCAGGCAGTTTCCCGGGCGCGGCAATATCTCTTTCCCGGTCGACAGCTGGCTGATCGAGGAATTCGAGGTCCTGAAAGGCGGCGGCTCGGTGATCCATGGCCATGGCGCGATTGGCGGTTTCGTCAATGCGATGCCCAAACGCCCGTTTGACGGTGCGCCGCGCCATTTGCTGACCGCGCTTGCGGGGTCAGATGGCAGGCTGCGCTTTGGCGCCGACAGTGGCGGCTCGCTCTCGGACACGCTTTCCTACCGCGTCGCGGTGATCGCGGATGGATCTGACGGCTGGATCGACGGTGCGGATGACAGTCTCGGCGCCGTGACCGCCGCGCTGAGCTGGAAGGCGACGCCTGATCTGACCTTCACCCTGTCCGCCGATTACGCAAAGCGCGAGCCGATGGCCTATTATGGCACGCCTTTGCGCAACGGGATCCTCGTCGCGGGGACCGAGGCGCTGAACTACAATGTTGAAGACGCGAAGACCGACTTCACCGATCACTGGCTGCAGCTGAAAACCGAATGGGCGCCGTCGGACGCGGTCCGCGTGTCGGCAGTGCTTTACCGCATCGGCTCTGACCGCAGCTTCCGCAATGCTGAAACCTATGAATGGGATCCGGTGACCGATACGGTATCGGTCGGCGAATTCGTCGCCATCGACCAGGATCAGGATCAGACCGGCTTCCGGCTGGATGCAGGCTTGCGCCATGGGATCGCGGGCTATGACAGCCATACGGTGATCGGCTTTGACCTGAACCGCTCGAAATCCAGCTATGCCAGTGCCTTCAGCTTCGGCTCGGTCACGGTCGATCCGTTCAACCCGCGCCCCGGTCGTTTCCCCACCGGCCTGACCCCGGTGGCGCAATACCGCTCGACCCTAGACCAGCGCGCGATCTTTCTGGAAAACCGCACCGAGCTTGGCAAGGGGCTGGCGCTCAGCCTTGGCCTGCGCCAGGACTGGTTCGATCTGAGCCGCCAGGGTGTCGCAAACCCCGCCACGAGCTTTGACGCCAGCTACAACTCTCCATCAGCGCGGGTCGCGCTCAGCTGGGCGGCGACTGAGACCACGGTGGTTTACGGCCAGCTGGCCTGGTCCACCGACCCGGTGAACGTGCCGCTGATGGATTACGCCGCGAATTTCCGCGATTTCGACCTGACCACGGGGCGACAATTCGAGATCGGGCTGCGCCAGAGCTTTGCCGATGGCCGCGCCGAATGGTCGCTTACCGCCTATGATATCGTGAAGCGCAATGTGCCGGTGCTGGCGCCGGGGTCTTTCACGCTGCAACAGGCCGGGCAGCAATCCTCACGCGGGATCGAGCTGGCAGCCAGCGCCACGGTGACCGACACCCTGCGGCTCAGCGGCAATATCGCCCGCACCAAAGCGCGGTTTGACGATTTCACCTTCTTCGATTTCAACACCTTTTCCTGGGTGGATTATTCGGGGAATGTGCCGATCCTCGTGCCGGAAACCTCGGCCAATCTCTGGGCATCCTGGGATTTCGCCGATGCCTGGACCGCGCATCTGGGTGTGCAATTCGTCGGCAAGGCCTGGTATGATTACGCCAATACCGAGAAACGCGGCAGTTTCTCGCTGATCAATGCCGGGCTTGACTGGCAGGCGGGCGAGACCTCGACCCTGTCATTGCGCGTGACGAACCTCTTCGACAAGAGCTATGCGGCATATCTCTACCCCGAAAAGGGTCAGGTGGTTCTCGGTGCGCCGCGCCGGTTCGAGTTGCAGCTGACTTCGAAGTTCTGA
- the fhuB gene encoding Fe(3+)-hydroxamate ABC transporter permease FhuB has protein sequence MRALLILLPGLAALVLFALNAGTALPGRWPAAILWADPGDIPALILHLSAAPRLVTAALAGAALALAGALLQRVFRNPIAEPATLGITAGAQCALTLTLLNAPGLAPAWLPLPAFAGALAALALVLALAALQGVSSLTLILSGLVVTTSLGGLNAVLTLFHHEVLQSLFLWQAGSLEQEGWTSAARLAPALALALVLAPFARRPLEVLALGDQGARVLGLAPGGWRVMLATAAVSLAALVTALTGVFAFLGIIAPLVARALTGRAPGTGAIAVTGAGILMLADQLVQLLRPWIPVQTGTLLALIGAVLMIALLRKSSQPAPEHLLPALPRRTRPVPRLPLLLLGLLALFAAALAIGRGPEGWDISPLAMFDWRVPRVAGAAAAGAAFGLAGCLIQRLTGNPLASPELLGISGAAALGLVLGVVMTGGGGRGLLYGATSLGALAGLVLILAAGARLRFSSEGLLLAGLAVSMLLSAVLAMLLASGHPLAGQLMTWLSGSTYRIALSDAVIALSVTAALLGLALLLRRWLDLLPLGPDAARLLGLPLTRARASVVVLAALATAVGTILTGPPGFIGLIAPAIARFCGPPRASAQLPLATICGAALMVLADWLGRNLAFPWQIPAGMMALLCGGVFLMIFLARRPA, from the coding sequence ATGCGCGCCCTGCTGATCCTTTTGCCCGGCCTGGCCGCCCTGGTGCTCTTCGCGCTGAATGCCGGGACTGCGCTGCCGGGCCGCTGGCCTGCCGCGATCCTTTGGGCCGATCCGGGTGATATCCCGGCGCTTATCCTGCATCTGAGCGCCGCGCCGCGCCTCGTCACCGCCGCCCTCGCGGGGGCCGCGCTCGCGCTGGCCGGTGCTTTGCTGCAGCGCGTTTTCCGCAACCCGATTGCCGAGCCCGCGACGCTGGGGATCACCGCCGGGGCGCAATGTGCGCTGACGCTGACACTCCTGAACGCGCCAGGCCTTGCGCCGGCCTGGCTGCCGCTGCCGGCTTTTGCAGGCGCGCTTGCGGCACTGGCGCTGGTGCTGGCTCTGGCCGCGCTTCAGGGGGTCTCGTCGCTCACGCTGATCCTGTCGGGGCTGGTGGTGACCACGAGCCTTGGCGGGCTGAATGCCGTGCTGACGCTGTTTCACCATGAGGTGCTGCAAAGCCTGTTCCTCTGGCAGGCAGGCTCGCTGGAGCAGGAGGGCTGGACCAGTGCCGCACGGCTTGCCCCGGCGCTGGCGCTGGCGCTGGTGCTCGCGCCTTTCGCGCGCAGGCCGCTCGAGGTGCTGGCGCTTGGCGATCAGGGCGCGCGGGTGCTGGGGCTGGCGCCGGGCGGCTGGCGGGTCATGCTGGCGACGGCGGCGGTGAGCCTTGCCGCGCTGGTGACCGCGCTGACCGGGGTTTTCGCCTTTCTCGGCATCATCGCGCCCCTGGTGGCACGGGCGCTGACCGGCCGCGCGCCGGGAACTGGGGCGATTGCTGTGACGGGCGCCGGGATCCTGATGCTGGCGGATCAGCTGGTCCAGCTGCTGCGCCCCTGGATCCCGGTGCAGACCGGCACGCTTCTGGCCCTGATCGGGGCGGTGCTGATGATCGCGCTGTTGCGCAAAAGCAGCCAGCCCGCACCTGAGCATCTCTTGCCCGCCTTGCCGCGCCGCACGCGGCCTGTGCCCCGGCTGCCCCTCCTCCTGCTGGGGCTTCTGGCGCTGTTTGCCGCCGCCCTTGCCATCGGGCGCGGTCCGGAGGGCTGGGATATCTCGCCCCTCGCCATGTTCGACTGGCGGGTGCCGCGCGTGGCCGGTGCTGCGGCAGCCGGGGCGGCCTTCGGTCTTGCGGGCTGCCTGATCCAGCGCCTGACCGGCAATCCGCTGGCCAGCCCCGAGCTTCTCGGCATCAGCGGCGCGGCGGCACTTGGCCTCGTGCTGGGCGTCGTGATGACGGGTGGCGGTGGACGCGGGCTGCTTTACGGTGCCACCAGTCTTGGCGCCCTCGCAGGCCTGGTCCTGATCCTTGCCGCAGGAGCGCGGCTGCGGTTTTCATCCGAAGGGCTGCTGCTTGCCGGGCTGGCGGTCTCGATGCTCCTGTCGGCGGTGCTGGCGATGCTGCTGGCCTCGGGCCATCCGCTCGCGGGGCAGCTGATGACCTGGCTCTCCGGCTCCACCTACCGGATCGCCCTGTCAGATGCCGTCATCGCGTTAAGCGTGACGGCGGCGCTTCTCGGCCTCGCGCTGCTGCTCCGCCGCTGGCTCGACCTGTTGCCTCTCGGGCCAGACGCCGCCCGCCTGCTGGGGCTGCCGCTGACACGGGCCCGCGCAAGCGTGGTGGTGCTCGCGGCGCTGGCCACGGCTGTGGGCACGATCCTGACCGGCCCGCCGGGCTTCATCGGGCTGATCGCCCCCGCCATCGCGCGGTTTTGCGGCCCGCCCCGCGCCAGCGCACAGCTGCCGCTTGCCACGATATGCGGGGCTGCGCTGATGGTTCTGGCCGACTGGCTTGGCCGCAATCTGGCCTTCCCATGGCAGATCCCTGCGGGGATGATGGCGCTGCTTTGCGGCGGGGTTTTCCTCATGATCTTTCTCGCAAGGAGACCGGCGTGA
- a CDS encoding ABC transporter ATP-binding protein: MTIGDPVGFHLENLGLTLNAQPVLREISLRLAPGRVCGVIGRNGSGKSSLLRVLARLSPADAGTCRLDGKPLDAWKSRDFARRVALMPQSAPATGVMVLQDLVALGRYPWHGAFGRAGPEDQRAIAEAIALCGLEGLATRPLDSLSGGEAQRARLAMMLAQGADWLLLDEPSASLDLAWSFDLLSALRGLAREAGRGVVIALHDMNLAARFCDDLVALKGGRVTGAGAVADVFRAPILSETFGLAVTTGSVAGLPVAIPSP, encoded by the coding sequence ATGACCATTGGCGACCCCGTTGGATTTCATCTGGAAAATCTGGGCCTTACGCTGAACGCTCAGCCGGTTCTGCGAGAGATCAGCCTGCGCCTGGCCCCCGGAAGGGTCTGTGGTGTGATCGGGCGCAACGGCTCGGGAAAGTCGAGCCTGTTGCGGGTGCTCGCCCGGCTATCCCCGGCCGATGCCGGAACATGCCGCCTTGACGGCAAACCGCTTGACGCCTGGAAGTCGCGCGATTTCGCCCGCCGCGTCGCGCTGATGCCGCAAAGCGCGCCAGCCACCGGGGTCATGGTGCTTCAGGATCTGGTGGCGCTTGGCCGATATCCCTGGCATGGCGCCTTTGGCCGTGCGGGCCCGGAAGACCAGCGGGCCATTGCCGAAGCCATCGCGCTATGCGGGCTGGAGGGGCTTGCCACGCGCCCCCTCGACAGCCTCTCGGGCGGTGAGGCGCAACGCGCCCGGCTTGCGATGATGCTGGCTCAGGGTGCTGACTGGCTGTTGCTGGATGAGCCCTCGGCCTCGCTCGACCTGGCCTGGTCTTTTGATCTTTTATCCGCTCTACGGGGCCTTGCGCGCGAGGCCGGGCGGGGTGTGGTGATCGCGCTGCATGACATGAACCTCGCGGCGCGGTTCTGCGATGATCTGGTAGCGCTGAAGGGCGGGCGGGTGACCGGCGCCGGAGCGGTCGCCGACGTGTTCCGCGCGCCGATCCTGAGCGAAACCTTCGGCCTTGCTGTCACCACCGGCAGCGTTGCGGGCCTGCCTGTGGCAATCCCCTCCCCCTGA